The sequence CTCGCCGACGCTGAAGATGGCTATGGCGATGAACGGCAGCACCAGGAACACCACCAGCCACGCCGTTGCCGGAGCGAGCAGCAAGGCGGTCAGGAAATTGTGACGAAATCTGTTGCCGTGCATTGAAAACCGCCCCGATGCCGGCGGACCCGTGCCCGCCGGTTTTCTGTCTGCGTCAGGCCGATCCTCAGGCCGACTTGAAGCGCGCCATCAGTTCGGCGCGGCCCGGATCGGTCAGCGTTGCCGCCGCGCCGAATTCGAGCGGCGTCAACAAATCCGCCGCCGGATAGAGGATCGGATTGTCGAGCACTTCCTTGGGCAGCAGCTTGTTGACGCGCGCATCGGTCGAGGGCGCACCGTTGGCGAGATGCTCCTTCACCGCGACCTGCGGATTCATCAGGTAGTTGAGCAAGGCATAGCCGGCTGGCTTGTTCGGCGCGTCCTTCGGGATGGCATAGAAATCGGTCCAGATCTCGCCACCTTCCTTGCCCAGCACATAGGCGATCTCGGGAATGTCGCGATGGAGCTGCGCGCCGTCATTGGTCCAGCACATCGTCATCCAGGCGTCGCCGGCGCGCATGCCCGGTTGATAGTCCGACGAGACCGCGAACAGATGCGGCTTGACCTTGAGCAGCAGTTCCTCGGCCTTGGCGAGCTCGTCCTGCTTGAGCGAGTTGAACGAGTAGCCATAATATTTCAGCGCATTGCCGATCGTGGTCAGCTGGTAGTCGTGCACCATGGTGCGGCCGTCGCCTTCGGCCATGGCGGTGTCCCAAAACTCCTTCCAGCTCGTCATCGGCTTGGTCAGCTTCTTGGTGTTGATGGCAAAACCCGTCGTGCCCCAGTTCTTCGGCACGGCGTAGATCACCTTGTCGATCGTGCCTTCCGAGGTGAAGCGCGGATCTTCCTGCGTGCCGTCGAAATTCGCCAGCTTGGCCATGTCGAGCGGCTCGATAATGCCGAGCTTCTTGTAGGTCGAGATCGTATAATTGGTCGGCACGAACAGGCTCCAGCCCGAGGCGCCGGCCTGCAGCTTGGCGAGCATCTCCTCATTGGAGCCGAACACATTGACCTCGACGGCGACGCCGGTGTCCTTCTTGAAGTTCTCGAAAGTCTGCGGGTCATGATAGTTCGGCCAGGTGGCAATCGACATGCGGTCGCCAAGGTTTTCAGCGGCAAAGGCCGGCGTCGGCATGATGCCGATCTCGCGCGCCATCACCGCCGTCGCGATACCAAGGCCGGTGAGGCCAAGGAAATCGCGGCGGCCGATCGAGCCGCGCTTCAGGCGCATCAATTGGTCTACGAATTTTTCAGGGCTTATCGGCAGTCCGTCACGATATGATTTCGACATTTTGGTTTACCCTCTGGTTGGTCCCGTTGTTCTTGGTCTCCGGAAACGCCAGCGGCGTTCCCGAGGCATAGCCGATGGCGACGGGTTCGCCCGGCTTGAAGAGATTGCCCTGGCCGATCAGATGGTCGGCCTTGGCCAGCAGCGTTCCGATGCCCTGGACCTCGATCGCGTATTCCGCGGTCGAGCCCAGGAAGATGCGGTTGCGCACGATGCCCTTGAGCGGACCGCCTGCTGGAGCGCCGAGGCTGAGCGATTCCGGGCGCAGGCTGACCGAAACGGTCTCGCCCTGGCGCAAGGCGGTGCGCTTGCGCGCCGCAATGACGGTGCCGTCGGCAAGCGCAATGTCGACCAGATCGCCTGAGTGTCCGGTGACGGTGCCGCTCAACAGATTGGTCTTGCCGACGAAATCGGCGACGAACAGATCGGCCGGCTCGTCATAGATCTCGCTCGGCTGGCCGAGCTGGACGATGCGACCCCCATTCATGACGCAGACGAAATCGCTCATCGATAGCGCTTCCTCCTGGTCGTGGGTGACCAGCACGAAAGTGATGCCGATCTCGCGCTGCAGGTTCTGCAGTTCGATCTGCATGTCGGTGCGCAGCTTCTTGTCGAGCGCCGCCAGCGGCTCGTCGAGCAACAGCACCGCCGGCTTGTTGACCAATGCACGCGCCAGCGCGACGCGCTGCTGCTGGCCGCCGGACAGTTCGTGGATCTTGCGGCCGCCATAGCCGGCGAGCCGCACCATTTCGAGCGCTTCGCCGGCGCGCCGGCCGATCTCCTGCGACGACAGGCGCGGTCGTGCCTGGCGCAGCCCGTAGGACACATTGGCTTCCACATCGAGATGCGGGAACAGCGCGTATTGCTGGAACACCATGTTGACCGGCCGCCAGTAGGGCGGCGTGCCGGCCATATCCTGGCGCGGATGAACACCTGGCCTTCGCTCGGCTGTTCGAAACCGCCGATCATGCGCAGGCACGTCGTCTTGCCGCAGCCGGACGGCCCGAGCAGGGCGACGAAAGCGGAGGGTGGAATAGCGAGATCGATGCCGCTGACCGCGGTCACCGCGCCATAGC is a genomic window of Mesorhizobium huakuii containing:
- a CDS encoding ABC transporter substrate-binding protein — translated: MSKSYRDGLPISPEKFVDQLMRLKRGSIGRRDFLGLTGLGIATAVMAREIGIMPTPAFAAENLGDRMSIATWPNYHDPQTFENFKKDTGVAVEVNVFGSNEEMLAKLQAGASGWSLFVPTNYTISTYKKLGIIEPLDMAKLANFDGTQEDPRFTSEGTIDKVIYAVPKNWGTTGFAINTKKLTKPMTSWKEFWDTAMAEGDGRTMVHDYQLTTIGNALKYYGYSFNSLKQDELAKAEELLLKVKPHLFAVSSDYQPGMRAGDAWMTMCWTNDGAQLHRDIPEIAYVLGKEGGEIWTDFYAIPKDAPNKPAGYALLNYLMNPQVAVKEHLANGAPSTDARVNKLLPKEVLDNPILYPAADLLTPLEFGAAATLTDPGRAELMARFKSA